The nucleotide window GGCATCCGGCCGGAGAAAATCGTTCCCATTCCGGCTTTTTGCCCGCAGTATCTCGAAGACAAGGCCGAGTTGCCGGCTGAGATCAAAAAATTCATCAGCCGGCATCAGCCGGTGGCGAGCAGTTACATTTATCTGCGGCCGGATTTCAAGATTGATTTTTTGCTGCAAGGGTTGCGGGCGTTGCGGCGGCAACTTCCCCGGCTCGGCGTCATCTTCATCGGCGCGTATCATGAAACGGCAGCGCTCAATCAGTTGTTGCGCGCGCAGGGATTGGCCGAAAACAGCTTCATCGCCGGCGATTTGGATCACGGCGATTTTCTCGCCACACTGGCGGCGTCCCACGTTTATATCCGTACGCCAGTCGTCGATGGCAATTCTTCGAGTGTGCTTGAAGCCCTGGGTTTGGGAACTGCCGTGGTGGCGAGTGAAAACGGCTCACGGCCCGAGGGTGTGATGACATATCAGGATGGCAGCGTCGTAGATTTTGTTGAGAAAATGCAGGCGGCGTTGGCGCACAGGGTTGAACGTAACGACTCGACTCGCCGCCTGCCGGAAATACGCGATACATTACAGGAAGAGATAGCGTTGCTGGTTCAAGAAGCGCGTTAGAAATAATCTCATGAACGCTGCGGAATACCTCGGATGGATTGCTGCAAATCGCCCGAAACGATCCGCAAACGATTGGAAAGTCGGTAAATGACTGAACATATAACTAGCGAAACGAATAGGCCGTTGAATCAGTTGTTCGACAAGGCGGTGTTGGCACGCTCGGATGCCATCGCAGTGATTGCCGAGGAGCGGCGCATTTCGTTTTTCGAGCTGCAGCTTTACGTCGAGTGGATGGCGGGCTATTTTCAGTCAATCAATTTGCAACCCGGTCAACGCGTGGCTCTGCTCATGCCAAATTCGCCGGAGGTGGTGATCAGCTTTTGGGGCTTGATGCGAGCCGGTGGCGTTGCGGTGCCGCTGGATGTTTTTGATGATGAGCAAAATTTGCGGACATCGCTCTTGCGCTCACACGCCGACGCCGTCATCACCACACCGCAATACAAGCAGGTGCTGGACAAAATATTGTCGGCATTTGGCCGCAAAGGCATCTCCCCGTGCTTGACCATTGCGGTTTTTGAAGAGGATAATATCACCACCTTGAAAAAAAACACTCGCGTGGCTGAGAACGGCAGGATGGCAGCCATTGTGCCGCCAAGTGAAAACGGCGGAGAAACGCGACAAGCCGAAGATTGTTTTCATCAAGGCGGGAGTCAGGCAACCGCCGGTTACCCCGCGGTTGTTCAATTGCAGTATGCTCACGAATTTTTTGTTTACACGCACGAGGAGTTGGAGCGCGAAGCGGAAGCTCTGATCGCGCGAACTCAACTCGGCGAGAATGATCGAGTGGTTTGTTGCGCGCCGCTATGCCAGGAGCCGTATTTGAGCCACTGTTTGATCGCGGCCATGGCAGCCGGCGCCGCCGTGGTTCTGGCGGAATCGGACAAGTGGGAAAATTTTTTGCAAACATTGACAGGCGAACAGGTCACCGTTTTCGCCGGACCGGTGGGGTTGCTTCGGCGTTTGACGGCAAGCGATGCGGCGCCTTCGTTGCGTTGGTATTTTTGCCTTGATGCAGTGTCGCCGGAGCTTGATGGCGGTTTGGGAGAAAAGCCAAATTTTCATATTGGCCAATTTAACGATACAATAAACACCGGCGTTTCATTTCAACTCTGAACACCGGGAGCCGGAAAATTCCCGTTTCTTCGATTTTCCTGATGGCGGGCGATTCAGAGATTTTCGAGAAGGGAAAAAACTTGTTGAACCTCGAGCAAAATTCTCAGCACGCGGCGTTGGATAAAAACAAGGCGCTGGAAGCGTTGCTGCGCTCGCATCAAACGCGCATTCGCGTCGTCGGGTGCGGCGGTGCCGGCAACAATACCATCACGCGGTTGATGGAAGCCGGCGTCAAGGGCGTCGAGACACTGGCCATCAACACCGACGCACAAAATTTGCTGGCGGCCACGGCTGACGATAAAATCCTCATTGGCCAAAATATCACCAAAGGCCTCGGCGCCGGCAGCAATCCGCAAATCGGTGAAGACTCCGCCCGCGAAAATTTGAAGGAGATTGAAGAAGCCTTGCTCAACACCGATTTGGTGTTTGTCACCTGCGGTTTGGGCGGCGGCACCGGCACCGGCTCGGCACCGGTTGTCGCCGAAATAGCAAAACGGCTTGGGGCGTTGACGATTTCAATTGTAACGTTGCCCTTTGGCGAAGAGGGTGTGAGCCGTTGGAAGAATGCGCAGAGCGGACTTGAAAAACTGCGGCAACATTCCGATACCGTCATTGTCATTGAAAATGACCGGCTTCTCGAAATCGTCCCGGATTTGCCGCTGGACGTGGCGTTTAAAACGGCGGATGAGATTTTGGTGAATGCGGTGAAGGGCATTACCGAGTTGATTACGGAGAAGGGTCTGATCAATCTTGATTTTGCCGATGTGCGCACGATCATGCAAAACGGCGGCACCGCGATGATCGGGCTGGGCGAAAGCGACGGCGCCGAGAGCGCCCTAAGCGCCGTCGAAATGGCCATGCAAAATCGATTGCTCAATCTCGATATTTCAGGCGCTAAAAATGCCTTGATCAACATCACCGGCGGCGCTCACATGCCGCTGAAAGACGCCCAAATGGTCATGAAGATCGTTGCCGAAAAACTCGATCCCTCGGCAAAAATCATCTGGGGCGCGCGCATCGATCAAAATCTCGGCAATGCCATGCGGGTGATGCTGATGGTGACCGGATTGCAAGGAAAAAATAATCAACTTGCCAGACGCCATGAATCAACAAGCGCTGCTATTTCCGAGCCGCCGGCGTTCAGCGAAGACAAAACGGCGCCGTCGCAAGAAGATGTGCTTTCACCGGACAACAGCGCGGAAAAACTGCCTCCAGAAAGTGATCTGATTGCGCCCGAAATCGAGGCCAGCGACCAGCCGGCGCAGCCGCTCATTGCAACGGCCTCCTCTGCCGCAGCGAAGGAAGTTAACGAAATTAACCCGGCGGTGAAAAGAAAACACAAAACGCCGCCGGCAAAATCGCGAAAACGATCGGAAGCGCCTGCTACTCCGCCGGAATCTGGGACCCGTGCGCCGCAAGCGGCGCCTGATGAGGTGGTTCGCGTCACCTTCGCCGATGGTTTGGCGCTGCCAAATGATGATTTCAAGGCGCCGGTGCCGGCCTCGCCTGCGCCCTCGGCGTCCGTACCAAATTCACCCCTGCGGACATCTCGTGATGGCGAAAATACTCGCGGCATAAAACTTTCAGATGAAACTGTGAAACCGACGGTCAAGCCGTTTGATATCAGCGTTGGCCGAAGTGAACCCGCTGCGCCGCTGGCAAAACCGAATCTCGAGCCGGCGCCGATTTCGAAATCAACCGCCGCAGCCGCAGAAAAAATTCCAATCGCTGGCCCGATGGATGACGGCACCACTCGGATTGCCCCCAAGACGGTTCCGTCGGCGGGCAAAACGAATGATTACAATAAAGTTTTTGCCGAACAAAGCCGGGTTCATCTGCAAATTATTCAGGAGTCCATCGGCCATCTTTTTAAAGATCCGACGCGCCAGGAAACGCTGCGCCGAATCAAACACGCCGCCATCGCCGTCAACAATTTGGCGAAACGCTTCGTTTTTGATGTCATCGCCGCATACGCTGCGACCATCGAAGAAATTTGCGAGCGGGTTTTGGACAGCGAGATCACCATGAACAAGAAACTCGTCAACGCCTTCACGGAAATTCCGGCGATTTTCGACAGTTTGGTTCACGGTGATGCGGATGCTCTTGTCGAAGCCAAACGGCATCAAGAGCGGCTGCAGCGGCTGGCTGATTCCTTTGGCGACGGCGAAGTTGTCAGCATGGACGTCGTCCAGAAGCGAAATGCGGCCGGAAATTCTGCGGCGCCACCGATGACGCACTCGCAGCCGCAGGCCGCGCCCGCTCTGAAACCGCCACAGGTTACGGTGATGAAAACGCCATTCCTTTCCGAGCGCCGGCCGCGACCGGCCACCGAAGTGATGGAATATTTGGATGATCTCTTTACCGAGGGTAAAAAAACAACGGGGCGCTGACTAAAAAGTTTCGAATAAAACTCAGGAATGCTTTGCAATGCGCGGCCAACAGCGTCAAACGAGAAAATGGCTTTTCATCGCTTTTGTCGTTCTTGTTCTCAACAGCGGCTATCTTGCCGCTTTCGCCGAACCTACAGTATTCTACATGCTCAACGTGCTGCTGCACGTGGTGTTGGGCGTGGCGTTGATCATTCCTTTTTTTATTTTGGTGCGGCGTTATCTCGAGCTAGACGCACCAAAAGGAAAAGAGCTGGCGATTTACATGGGCCGGCTCGGTTATTGGTGTTTGGCGCCCTGCCTGCTCACTGGTTTATATTTGACGGTGGTCAATGCCACACATTCGCATCGCTGGGTTTTGTATTTTCATATCGCCTCCGGATTTCTTGGCGTTGCATTTTTTCAGAAATCGATTCGAAGCGTCGCGCACAAAGTCAGCACCAAAAATCCGTACGACGTTGCCGGACGCCTGGCCTGGATCACCGTCATCATCGCCGTTTTCGTGCCGCTAGTGGTCTGGCTTTACAACTTGGTCAGTCCTCGTGACGGCGAAAGCGTCACAAACCCGATGCTGCTGTCAGCGAGCAG belongs to candidate division KSB1 bacterium and includes:
- the ftsZ gene encoding cell division protein FtsZ, which produces MLNLEQNSQHAALDKNKALEALLRSHQTRIRVVGCGGAGNNTITRLMEAGVKGVETLAINTDAQNLLAATADDKILIGQNITKGLGAGSNPQIGEDSARENLKEIEEALLNTDLVFVTCGLGGGTGTGSAPVVAEIAKRLGALTISIVTLPFGEEGVSRWKNAQSGLEKLRQHSDTVIVIENDRLLEIVPDLPLDVAFKTADEILVNAVKGITELITEKGLINLDFADVRTIMQNGGTAMIGLGESDGAESALSAVEMAMQNRLLNLDISGAKNALINITGGAHMPLKDAQMVMKIVAEKLDPSAKIIWGARIDQNLGNAMRVMLMVTGLQGKNNQLARRHESTSAAISEPPAFSEDKTAPSQEDVLSPDNSAEKLPPESDLIAPEIEASDQPAQPLIATASSAAAKEVNEINPAVKRKHKTPPAKSRKRSEAPATPPESGTRAPQAAPDEVVRVTFADGLALPNDDFKAPVPASPAPSASVPNSPLRTSRDGENTRGIKLSDETVKPTVKPFDISVGRSEPAAPLAKPNLEPAPISKSTAAAAEKIPIAGPMDDGTTRIAPKTVPSAGKTNDYNKVFAEQSRVHLQIIQESIGHLFKDPTRQETLRRIKHAAIAVNNLAKRFVFDVIAAYAATIEEICERVLDSEITMNKKLVNAFTEIPAIFDSLVHGDADALVEAKRHQERLQRLADSFGDGEVVSMDVVQKRNAAGNSAAPPMTHSQPQAAPALKPPQVTVMKTPFLSERRPRPATEVMEYLDDLFTEGKKTTGR
- a CDS encoding glycosyltransferase family 4 protein, which translates into the protein MTSSAVRLNHPAGDGRFESFAPRQKRILQIGPYPPPGTGWSVRIKMLKRYLERAGHLCVVLNTNKNRRQKSEEFVAVHNGLDYVWKVLKYCARGFLVHVHLNGKSTKSPILALAAEIISLLFGRRAVLTFHAGPVQDYFPKQKKFWIDFPFRLIFLLAGKIICNNGAVKARIVEYGIRPEKIVPIPAFCPQYLEDKAELPAEIKKFISRHQPVASSYIYLRPDFKIDFLLQGLRALRRQLPRLGVIFIGAYHETAALNQLLRAQGLAENSFIAGDLDHGDFLATLAASHVYIRTPVVDGNSSSVLEALGLGTAVVASENGSRPEGVMTYQDGSVVDFVEKMQAALAHRVERNDSTRRLPEIRDTLQEEIALLVQEAR
- a CDS encoding AMP-binding protein, producing MTEHITSETNRPLNQLFDKAVLARSDAIAVIAEERRISFFELQLYVEWMAGYFQSINLQPGQRVALLMPNSPEVVISFWGLMRAGGVAVPLDVFDDEQNLRTSLLRSHADAVITTPQYKQVLDKILSAFGRKGISPCLTIAVFEEDNITTLKKNTRVAENGRMAAIVPPSENGGETRQAEDCFHQGGSQATAGYPAVVQLQYAHEFFVYTHEELEREAEALIARTQLGENDRVVCCAPLCQEPYLSHCLIAAMAAGAAVVLAESDKWENFLQTLTGEQVTVFAGPVGLLRRLTASDAAPSLRWYFCLDAVSPELDGGLGEKPNFHIGQFNDTINTGVSFQL